The following proteins are encoded in a genomic region of Drosophila willistoni isolate 14030-0811.24 chromosome 3R, UCI_dwil_1.1, whole genome shotgun sequence:
- the LOC6650851 gene encoding homeobox protein slou has protein sequence MVMLQSPAQKASENIGQQPATAVGGLMSPNSNPDSPKSNTSPEVANNAANEVTTNGPSSASGNINVAIPPKIPKFIINANGQAAAMERLKQMSTESGILSRLSPSHQDDGDKEKDKPHMNNNNNNNNSNNNNSNVTNNNTRRSQSPPTTVSNFPTPAQQRKLLDLNAVRHLARPEPLQHPHAALLQQHPHLLQNPQFLAAAQHMQQQQQQQQLHHHQQHNHPHSHPLTHPHSHPHPHAHPHSLPGATVFHLRAPTVIPSASSSNSTAPPSPAASPLSPPTSPATHSEQHLNSPAAGPANPLHSSQHQPLESSPSTPLHLTPATPSTHPVSPLSASDMDLERIKLVAAVAARSQTNQAPGTSSASTSATATTTSNSSSASAMASPAGRDLSDYGFRIQLGGLAAAAAAAAATSRQIAAANYARSDTSEELNVDGNDEESNDGSHSTPSVCPVDLTRSVPTNSNHNGGSSASTSGSSEREAATKRLAFSVENILDPNKFTGNKMPTMSVPFGHPRQWGYDGRDEEMHERLDDDQSEDMSAQDLNDMDQDDMCDDGSDIDDPSSETDSKKGGSRNGDGKSQGGGGGGGGGGSKPRRARTAFTYEQLVSLENKFKTTRYLSVCERLNLALSLSLTETQVKIWFQNRRTKWKKQNPGMDVNSPTIPPPGGGSFGPGAYASSLLYPHAVPYPPYGPYFHPLGAHHLSHSHS, from the exons ATGGTGATGTTGCAATCACCGGCCCAAAAGGCCAGCGAGAATATTGGCCAACAACCAGCAACTGCCGTCGGTGGTCTAATGAGTCCTAATTCCAATCCCGATTCACCTAAATCGAATACCTCACCGGAAGTGGCCAATAATGCGGCAAATGAGGTAACCACCAATGGTCCTAGTTCTGCCAGTGGCAACATAAATGTTGCAATCCCACCAAAAATACCCAAATTCATAATCAATGCCAATGGCCAGGCTGCTGCCATGGAGCGTTTAAAGCAAATGAGCACCGAATCAGGCATACTAAGTCGTCTCAGTCCCAGTCATCAGGATGATGGGGATAAGGAAAAGGATAAACCCCatatgaacaacaacaacaacaataataatagtaataataacaATAGCAACGTAACCAACAACAATACGCGACGATCACAATCGCCGCCAACAACAGTCAGCAATTTTCCAACACCCGCCCAACAGCGTAAACTACTCGATCTCAATGCAGTACGTCATTTGGCAAGACCGGAACCATTGCAGCATCCACATGCAGCATTGTTGCAACAACATCCGCATCTATTGCAAAATCCACAATTCCTAGCAGCTGCCCAGcacatgcaacaacagcagcaacaacaacaacttcatcatcatcaacaacacaATCATCCGCATTCACACCCTCTCACTCATCCTCATTcgcatcctcatcctcatgcGCATCCCCATTCCCTGCCAGGAGCAACAGTCTTCCACTTAAGGGCTCCAACTGTCATACCCAGTGccagtagcagcaacagcacAGCTCCACCTTCGCCAGCCGCCTCTCCACTCTCGCCACCCACATCGCCAGCGACACATTCCGAACAGCATCTAAATTCTCCCGCCGCTGGACCAGCAAATCCATTACATTCCTCACAGCATCAACCGCTGGAATCGTCGCCATCAACGCCACTCCATCTAACACCAGCCACTCCATCTACGCATCCAGTGAGTCCATTGTCGGCCAGTGACATGGATCTGGAGCGCATTAAGCTGGTGGCTGCGGTTGCGGCTCGTTCCCAGACCAATCAAGCACCGGGCACATCTTCCGCCTCAACCTCAGCCACTGCCACCACCACCTCCAATTCGTCGTCTGCCTCAGCCATGGCCTCGCCAGCAGGCCGGGATTTAAGTGACTATGGCTTCAGAATACAATTGGGCGGActggcggcagcggcagctgCGGCGGCGGCCACATCGCGGCAAATTGCGGCCGCTAATTATGCACGAAGTGATACCAGCGAGGAATTAAATGTCGATGGCAATGATGAGGAGAGCAACGATGGATCCCACAGTACGCCGTCG GTATGTCCTGTGGACCTAACCCGTTCGGTGCCCACCAATTCCAATCATAATGGCGGCAGCTCGGCATCAACGAGTGGCTCAAGCGAACGGGAGGCTGCCACAAAGCGTTTGGCCTTCTCGGTGGAAAATATACTCGATCCCAATAAGTTTACTGGCAACAAAATGCCAACCATGTCTGTACCATTTGGCCATCCACGTCAATGGGGCTATGATGGGCGGGATGAGGAAATGCATGAGCGTTTAGATGATGATCAAAGCGAGGACATGTCTG CCCAGGATCTCAATGATATGGATCAGGATGATATGTGTGATGATGGCAGCGACATTGATGATCCCAGCAGTGAGACCGACTCCAAGAAGGGTGGCAGTCGCAATGGCGATGGCAAATCCCaaggcggtggcggtggcggcggcggtggtggctCCAAGCCACGTCGAGCACGCACTGCCTTCACCTATGAGCAGTTGGTGTCACTGGAGAATAAATTCAAGACCACGCGCTATCTGAGCGTATGTGAACGTTTGAATTTGGCCCTCAGCTTGAGTCTAACTGAGACGCAG GTGAAAATCTGGTTTCAGAATCGGCGTACCAAATGGAAAAAACAGAATCCCGGCATGGATGTCAATAGTCCGACAATTCCACCGCCAGGTGGCGGCTCTTTTGGACCCGGTGCCTATGCCAGCAGTCTCCTCTATCCACATGCTGTGCCCTATCCACCCTATGGACCATATTTCCATCCCCTGGGTGCACATCATCTCAGTCATTCGCATTCATAA
- the LOC111519517 gene encoding uncharacterized protein LOC111519517 isoform X3 — translation MLTVQLIIQSGKQLALKLPISATVYELKIELQNLLDIQAETLEICASDVTFADSDLLTEVAGLANNKQIKPVVSCYEGNNFVGLILFSLGGEDFADPLVDNSVSDSSIEESESSVIELFSGSSGESVQPSTIDCKRGIKRKAQGHEITIETKRFKYVLESSEESIESPSYGDMQEACDMGGCGIKSRPRPVKSEIEMEPDVINGQRPPYVNILPENRPFVVVISSSECEKNFCDLLEEFFGIFKDFRNVRCLDFNEVTPDTEYNGRLYIAAANEDTMDWVAGNVCSMETYQATSLIDFLHLTPARVTWPKVEKCCQAIFELLEQQNANITTDKWAVVSREDAPPIVTDICPNEQLEIWMDGESVDIIKERCNSLKFCFWIIKFEFCD, via the exons atgtTGACTGTTCAATTGATCATTCAATCCGGAAAG cAATTGGCTTTGAAGCTCCCAATCTCAGCTACCGTATACGAGCTAAAGATAGAGCTTCAAAATCTGCTCGATATTCAGGCGGAAACATTGGAGATTTGTGCTTCTGATGTAACGTTTGCCGATTCAGATCTATTAACAGAAGTTGCTGGTCTtgccaacaacaaacaaattaagccggttgtgtcttgctatgaaggcaacaattttgtgggCTTGATACTATTTTCCCTTGGGGGCGAGGATTTCGCCGATCCATTAGTCGATAATTCGGTGTCAGACTCAAGTATCGAAGAAAGTGAATCTTCCGTCATTGAGCTATTCTCGGGATCTAGTGGCGAATCCGTCCAGCCATCAACTATTGATTGCAAGCGAGGTATTAAACGGAAAGCCCAAGGACATGAAATAACCATAGAGACTAAACG GTTCAAATATGTTCTCGAATCGAGTGAGGAGAGTATAGAAAGCCCCTCGTATGGAGATATGCAGGAGGCATGCGATATGGGAGGCTGCGGAATAAAGTCCCGACCACGCCCGGTTAAATCTGAAATCGAAATGGAACCTGATgttataaatggtcagcggcCCCCGTACGTTAACATTCTCCCAGAGAACAGGCCGTTTGTCGTGGTTATATCTTCCTCAGAATGTGAGAAAAATTTTTGCGACCTGTTGGAAGagttctttggaatttttaaggatttcaGAAATGTTCGCTGTTTGGATTTCAATGAGGTGACTCCAGACACTGAGTACAATGGACGGCTTTACATTGCAGCGGCAAACGAGGATACGATGGACTGGGTGGCGGGCAACGTATGCTCCATGGAGACATATCAGGCCACCAGTCTTATAGACTTTCTACACTTGACACCGGCCAGAGTTACATGGCCAAAGGTCGAGAAGTGTTGCCAAGCAATTTTCGAGCTTCTGGAACAGCAGAATGCTAATATTACGACGGATAAGTGGGCTGTGGTGAGCCGCGAAGATGCACCCCCTATAGTGACAGATATTTGTCCAAATGAACAGCTTGAGATCTGGATGGATGGTGAGAGTGTCGATATCATCAAGGAAAGATGCAACAgcctcaaattttgtttttggataaTCAAATTTGAGTTCTGCGATTAG
- the LOC111519519 gene encoding uncharacterized protein LOC111519519 isoform X1 — MLTVQLIMQSGKQLALKLPISATVYELKTELQSLLDIQAETLEISPSDVTFADSDLLTEVAGLGKTKQIKPVVSCYEGNNFVGLILFSLQAEDIAVPLVDNSVSDPSIDVVSLEGSESSGSELSSGSSGESVLPSTIDCKRGIKRKAQGHEKPKETKRFKQVLASSEESLESPSYGDMQEACGMGGCGIKSRPCSVKSEMEMELDVINGQRPPYVNILPENRPFVVVISSSECDKNFCDLLEEFFGIFMNFRNVRCLDFNEVTPVIEYNGRLYIAASNEDTMDWVGRNVCAMESYQATSLIDFLHLTPARVTWPKVEKCLQSIFELLELQNADISTEKWAMVSREDAPPIVTNICPNEQVEIWIDAESVNIIKGRCNQLKLSFWIIKFEFCD; from the exons atgTTGACTGTTCAATTGATCATGCAATCCGGAAAG CAATTGGCTTTGAAGCTCCCAATCTCAGCTACCGTATACGAGCTAAAGACTGAGCTTCAGAGTCTTCTCGATATTCAGGCGGAAACATTGGAGATTTCTCCTTCTGATGTAACGTTTGCCGATTCAGATCTATTAACAGAAGTTGCTGGTCTAggcaaaaccaaacaaattaagccggttgtgtcttgctatgaaggcaacaattttgtgggCTTGATACTATTCTCTCTTCAAGCCGAGGATATTGCGGTTCCATTGGTCGATAATTCGGTGTCAGACCCAAGTATTGACGTTGTGTCGCTCGAAGGAAGTGAATCTTCCGGCAGTGAGCTATCCTCGGGATCTAGTGGCGAATCCGTCCTGCCATCCACTATTGATTGCAAGCGAGgtattaaacgaaaagcccaAGGACATGAAAAACCCAAAGAGACTAAACG GTTCAAACAGGTTCTAGCATCGAGTGAGGAGAGTCTAGAAAGCCCCTCGTATGGAGATATGCAGGAGGCATGCGGCATGGGAGGCTGCGGGATTAAGTCCCGACCATGCTCGGTTAAATCTGAGATGGAAATGGAACTAGATgttataaatggtcagcggcCCCCGTACGTTAACATTCTCCCAGAAAACAGGCCGTTTGTTGTGGTTATATCTTCCTCAGAATGTGACAAAAATTTTTGCGATCTGTTGGAAGAGTTCTTTGggatttttatgaatttcaGAAATGTTCGCTGCTTGGATTTCAATGAGGTGACTCCGGTGATCGAATACAATGGCCGGCTTTACATTGCAGCGTCTAACGAAGATACTATGGACTGGGTGGGGCGCAACGTATGCGCCATGGAGTCGTATCAGGCCACCAGTCTCATAGACTTCCTACACTTGACACCGGCCAGAGTTACATGGCCAAAGGTCGAGAAGTGTTTGCAGTCAATTTTCGAGCTTCTGGAACTGCAGAATGCTGATATTTCGACGGAGAAGTGGGCTATGGTAAGCCGCGAAGATGCACCCCCCATAGTGACGAATATTTGCCCCAATGAACAGGTGGAGATCTGGATAGATGCTGAGAGTGTAAATATCATCAAGGGGAGATGCAATCAACTTAAACTATCTTTTTGGATTATCAAGTTTGAGTTCTGCGATTAG
- the LOC111519517 gene encoding uncharacterized protein LOC111519517 isoform X1, which produces MLTVQLIMQSGKQLVMKLPISATVHELKTELQSLLDIQAETLEICASDVTFADSDLLTEVAGLGKNKQIKPVVSCYEGNNFVGLILFSLGGEDFADPLVDNSVSDSSIEESESSVIELSSGSSGESVQPTTIDCKRGIKRKAQEHEKTIETKRFKYVLQSSEESVEKSPSYGDMQEACDMGACGMKSRPRPVKHEIEMEPDVINGQRPPYVNILPENRPFVVVISSSECDKNFCGLLEEFFGIFMNFRNVRCLDFNEVTPVIEYNGRLYIAASNEDTMDWVGRNVCAMESYLATSLIDFLHLTPARVTWPKVEKCLQSIFELLELQNADITTDKWAVVSREDAPPIVTNICPNEQVEIWIDAESVNIIKGRCNQLKLSFWIIKFEFCD; this is translated from the exons cAATTGGTTATGAAGCTCCCAATCTCAGCTACCGTACACGAGCTTAAGACTGAGCTTCAGAGTCTTCTCGATATTCAGGCGGAAACATTGGAGATTTGTGCTTCTGATGTAACGTTTGCCGATTCAGATCTATTAACAGAAGTTGCTGGTctaggcaaaaacaaacaaattaagccggttgtgtcttgctatgaaggcaacaattttgtgggCTTGATACTATTTTCCCTTGGGGGCGAGGATTTCGCCGATCCATTAGTCGATAATTCGGTGTCAGACTCAAGTATCGAAGAAAGTGAATCTTCCGTCATTGAGCTATCCTCGGGATCTAGTGGCGAATCCGTCCAGCCAACCACTATTGATTGCAAGCGAGgtattaaacgaaaagcccaAGAGCATGAAAAAACCATAGAGACTAAACG GTTCAAATATGTTCTCCAATCGAGTGAGGAGAGTGTAGAAAAAAGCCCCTCGTATGGAGATATGCAGGAGGCATGCGATATGGGAGCCTGCGGAATGAAATCCCGACCACGCCCTGTTAAACATGAAATCGAAATGGAACCTGATgttataaatggtcagcggcCCCCGTACGTTAACATTCTGCCAGAGAACAGGCCGTTTGTTGTGGTTATATCTTCCTCAGAATGCgacaaaaacttttgcggcctgttggaagagttctttgggatttttatgaatttcaGAAATGTTCGCTGCTTGGATTTCAATGAGGTGACTCCGGTGATCGAATACAATGGCCGGCTTTACATTGCAGCGTCTAACGAAGATACTATGGACTGGGTGGGGCGCAACGTATGCGCCATGGAGTCGTATCTGGCCACCAGTCTCATAGACTTCCTACACTTGACACCGGCCAGAGTTACATGGCCAAAGGTCGAGAAGTGTTTGCAGTCAATTTTCGAGCTTCTGGAACTGCAGAATGCTGATATTACGACGGATAAGTGGGCCGTGGTGAGCCGCGAAGATGCACCCCCCATAGTGACGAATATATGCCCCAATGAACAGGTGGAGATCTGGATAGATGCTGAGAGTGTAAATATCATCAAGGGGAGATGCAATCAACTTAAACTATCATTTTGGATTATCAAGTTTGAGTTCTGCGACTAG
- the LOC111519517 gene encoding uncharacterized protein LOC111519517 isoform X4, producing the protein MLTVQLIMQSGKQLVMKLPISATVHELKTELQSLLDIQAETLEICASDVTFADSDLLTEVAGLGKNKQIKPVVSCYEGNNFVGLILFSLGGEDFADPLVDNSVSDSSIEESESSVIELSSGSSGESVQPTTIDCKRGIKRKAQEHEKTIETKRFKYVLESSEESIESPSYGDMQEACDMGGCGIKSRPRPVKSEIEMEPDVINGQRPPYVNILPENRPFVVVISSSECEKNFCDLLEEFFGIFKDFRNVRCLDFNEVTPDTEYNGRLYIAAANEDTMDWVAGNVCSMETYQATSLIDFLHLTPARVTWPKVEKCCQAIFELLEQQNANITTDKWAVVSREDAPPIVTDICPNEQLEIWMDGESVDIIKERCNSLKFCFWIIKFEFCD; encoded by the exons cAATTGGTTATGAAGCTCCCAATCTCAGCTACCGTACACGAGCTTAAGACTGAGCTTCAGAGTCTTCTCGATATTCAGGCGGAAACATTGGAGATTTGTGCTTCTGATGTAACGTTTGCCGATTCAGATCTATTAACAGAAGTTGCTGGTctaggcaaaaacaaacaaattaagccggttgtgtcttgctatgaaggcaacaattttgtgggCTTGATACTATTTTCCCTTGGGGGCGAGGATTTCGCCGATCCATTAGTCGATAATTCGGTGTCAGACTCAAGTATCGAAGAAAGTGAATCTTCCGTCATTGAGCTATCCTCGGGATCTAGTGGCGAATCCGTCCAGCCAACCACTATTGATTGCAAGCGAGgtattaaacgaaaagcccaAGAGCATGAAAAAACCATAGAGACTAAACG GTTCAAATATGTTCTCGAATCGAGTGAGGAGAGTATAGAAAGCCCCTCGTATGGAGATATGCAGGAGGCATGCGATATGGGAGGCTGCGGAATAAAGTCCCGACCACGCCCGGTTAAATCTGAAATCGAAATGGAACCTGATgttataaatggtcagcggcCCCCGTACGTTAACATTCTCCCAGAGAACAGGCCGTTTGTCGTGGTTATATCTTCCTCAGAATGTGAGAAAAATTTTTGCGACCTGTTGGAAGagttctttggaatttttaaggatttcaGAAATGTTCGCTGTTTGGATTTCAATGAGGTGACTCCAGACACTGAGTACAATGGACGGCTTTACATTGCAGCGGCAAACGAGGATACGATGGACTGGGTGGCGGGCAACGTATGCTCCATGGAGACATATCAGGCCACCAGTCTTATAGACTTTCTACACTTGACACCGGCCAGAGTTACATGGCCAAAGGTCGAGAAGTGTTGCCAAGCAATTTTCGAGCTTCTGGAACAGCAGAATGCTAATATTACGACGGATAAGTGGGCTGTGGTGAGCCGCGAAGATGCACCCCCTATAGTGACAGATATTTGTCCAAATGAACAGCTTGAGATCTGGATGGATGGTGAGAGTGTCGATATCATCAAGGAAAGATGCAACAgcctcaaattttgtttttggataaTCAAATTTGAGTTCTGCGATTAG
- the LOC111519518 gene encoding uncharacterized protein LOC111519518, with translation MQSGKQLALKLPISATVYELKIELQNLLDIQPKTLEISASDVTCADSDLLVEVAGLANNKQIKPVVSCYEGNNFVGLILFSLGGEDFADPLVDNSVSDSSIEESESSVIELFSGSSGESVQPSTIDCKRGIKRKAQEHEKTIETKRFKYVLESSEESIESPSYGDMQEACDMGGCGIKSRPRPVKSEIEMEPDVINGQRPPYVNILPENRPFVVVISSSECEKNFCDLLEEFFGILKRFRNVRCLDFNEVTPVTVYNGRLYIAAANEDTMDWVAGNVCSMETYQATSLIDFLHLTPARVTWPKVEKCCQAIFELLEQQNADITTDKWAVVSREDAPPIVTDICPNEQLEIWMDGESVDIIKERCNSLKFCFWIIKFEFCE, from the exons atgcaatccggaaag cAATTGGCTTTGAAGCTCCCAATCTCAGCTACCGTATACGAGCTAAAGATAGAGCTTCAAAATCTGCTCGATATTCAGCCGAAAACATTGGAGATTTCTGCATCTGATGTAACGTGTGCCGATTCAGATCTTTTAGTAGAAGTTGCTGGTCTtgccaacaacaaacaaattaagccggttgtgtcttgctatgaaggcaacaattttgtgggCTTGATACTATTTTCCCTTGGGGGCGAGGATTTCGCCGATCCATTAGTCGATAATTCGGTGTCAGACTCAAGTATCGAAGAAAGTGAATCTTCCGTCATTGAGCTATTCTCGGGATCTAGTGGCGAATCCGTCCAGCCATCAACTATTGATTGCAAGCGAGGTATTAAACGGAAAGCCCAAGAGCATGAAAAAACCATAGAGACTAAACG GTTCAAATATGTTCTCGAATCGAGTGAGGAGAGTATAGAAAGCCCCTCGTATGGAGATATGCAGGAGGCATGCGATATGGGAGGCTGCGGAATAAAGTCCCGACCACGCCCGGTTAAATCTGAAATCGAAATGGAACCTGATgttataaatggtcagcggcCCCCGTACGTTAACATTCTCCCAGAGAACAGGCCGTTTGTCGTGGTTATATCTTCCTCAGAATGTGAGAAAAATTTTTGCGACCTGTTGGAAGAGTTCTTTGGGATTTTAAAGCGTTTCAGAAATGTTCGCTGCTTGGATTTCAATGAGGTGACTCCAGTCACTGTCTACAATGGGCGGCTTTACATTGCAGCGGCAAACGAGGATACGATGGACTGGGTGGCGGGCAACGTATGCTCCATGGAGACATATCAGGCCACCAGTCTTATAGACTTTCTACACTTGACACCGGCCAGAGTTACATGGCCAAAGGTCGAGAAGTGTTGCCAAGCAATTTTCGAGCTTCTGGAACAGCAGAATGCTGATATTACCACGGATAAGTGGGCCGTGGTGAGCCGCGAAGATGCACCCCCCATAGTGACAGATATTTGCCCGAATGAACAGCTTGAGATCTGGATGGATGGTGAGAGTGTCGATATCATCAAGGAAAGATGCAACAgcctcaaattttgtttttggataaTCAAATTTGAGTTCTGCGAATAG
- the LOC111519517 gene encoding uncharacterized protein LOC111519517 isoform X2, protein MLTVQLIMQSGKQLALKLPISATVYELKIELQNLLDIQAETLEICASDVTFADSDLLTEVAGLANNKQIKPVVSCYEGNNFVGLILFSLGGEDFADPLVDNSVSDSSIEESESSVIELFSGSSGESVQPSTIDCKRGIKRKAQGHEITIETKRFKYVLESSEESIESPSYGDMQEACDMGGCGIKSRPRPVKSEIEMEPDVINGQRPPYVNILPENRPFVVVISSSECEKNFCDLLEEFFGIFKDFRNVRCLDFNEVTPDTEYNGRLYIAAANEDTMDWVAGNVCSMETYQATSLIDFLHLTPARVTWPKVEKCCQAIFELLEQQNANITTDKWAVVSREDAPPIVTDICPNEQLEIWMDGESVDIIKERCNSLKFCFWIIKFEFCD, encoded by the exons cAATTGGCTTTGAAGCTCCCAATCTCAGCTACCGTATACGAGCTAAAGATAGAGCTTCAAAATCTGCTCGATATTCAGGCGGAAACATTGGAGATTTGTGCTTCTGATGTAACGTTTGCCGATTCAGATCTATTAACAGAAGTTGCTGGTCTtgccaacaacaaacaaattaagccggttgtgtcttgctatgaaggcaacaattttgtgggCTTGATACTATTTTCCCTTGGGGGCGAGGATTTCGCCGATCCATTAGTCGATAATTCGGTGTCAGACTCAAGTATCGAAGAAAGTGAATCTTCCGTCATTGAGCTATTCTCGGGATCTAGTGGCGAATCCGTCCAGCCATCAACTATTGATTGCAAGCGAGGTATTAAACGGAAAGCCCAAGGACATGAAATAACCATAGAGACTAAACG GTTCAAATATGTTCTCGAATCGAGTGAGGAGAGTATAGAAAGCCCCTCGTATGGAGATATGCAGGAGGCATGCGATATGGGAGGCTGCGGAATAAAGTCCCGACCACGCCCGGTTAAATCTGAAATCGAAATGGAACCTGATgttataaatggtcagcggcCCCCGTACGTTAACATTCTCCCAGAGAACAGGCCGTTTGTCGTGGTTATATCTTCCTCAGAATGTGAGAAAAATTTTTGCGACCTGTTGGAAGagttctttggaatttttaaggatttcaGAAATGTTCGCTGTTTGGATTTCAATGAGGTGACTCCAGACACTGAGTACAATGGACGGCTTTACATTGCAGCGGCAAACGAGGATACGATGGACTGGGTGGCGGGCAACGTATGCTCCATGGAGACATATCAGGCCACCAGTCTTATAGACTTTCTACACTTGACACCGGCCAGAGTTACATGGCCAAAGGTCGAGAAGTGTTGCCAAGCAATTTTCGAGCTTCTGGAACAGCAGAATGCTAATATTACGACGGATAAGTGGGCTGTGGTGAGCCGCGAAGATGCACCCCCTATAGTGACAGATATTTGTCCAAATGAACAGCTTGAGATCTGGATGGATGGTGAGAGTGTCGATATCATCAAGGAAAGATGCAACAgcctcaaattttgtttttggataaTCAAATTTGAGTTCTGCGATTAG